From the genome of Chrysiogenia bacterium, one region includes:
- a CDS encoding RluA family pseudouridine synthase, whose translation MSQLQYTVSIDPPHTHERLDNFLARQDALLSRSQAASWARLGLVRVNGDPVKPAHKLRIGDQVEIDVPPPVPQNIVAAHADFEIVFEDDHLIVVDKPQGLSVHPGPGHDDDTLLNGLCHLGIELSTVGLPLRPGVVHRIDLGTSGLLVLAKKDEAHARLAKQFSDHSVERRYLALVWGKPKDRGGRIESELARSPVNRKKFASVRSGGKNAVTHWEYLGGSENISLIALRLETGRTHQIRVHMTELGHPLLGDPMYGRKRIYKHSEELAAAVAALPDQALHAETLGFVHPATGEPMRFQSTPPKSFQEVRTLVTSA comes from the coding sequence ATGAGCCAGCTTCAGTATACCGTGAGCATCGATCCGCCGCACACCCACGAGCGGCTCGATAACTTTCTGGCTCGCCAGGACGCGCTGCTCTCGCGGTCGCAGGCGGCTAGCTGGGCGCGCCTCGGCCTCGTTCGGGTCAACGGCGATCCGGTCAAGCCCGCTCACAAGCTGCGCATCGGCGACCAGGTGGAAATCGACGTTCCGCCGCCGGTTCCACAGAACATCGTTGCCGCCCATGCCGATTTCGAGATCGTCTTTGAAGACGACCACCTCATCGTGGTCGACAAGCCCCAGGGGCTCTCGGTCCATCCGGGTCCCGGACACGACGACGACACGCTGCTCAACGGGCTCTGCCACCTGGGCATCGAGCTCTCCACCGTCGGGTTGCCGCTTCGCCCCGGCGTCGTGCACCGCATCGATCTGGGCACCTCTGGCCTGCTCGTGCTGGCCAAGAAGGACGAGGCCCACGCCCGCCTTGCCAAGCAGTTCTCCGACCACAGCGTCGAGCGCCGCTATCTTGCGCTTGTCTGGGGCAAACCAAAGGACCGGGGAGGGCGCATCGAGAGCGAGCTGGCGCGCAGCCCGGTCAACCGAAAGAAGTTCGCCAGCGTGCGAAGCGGCGGCAAGAACGCCGTGACGCACTGGGAGTATCTGGGCGGGAGCGAGAACATCTCGCTCATCGCGCTTCGCCTGGAAACCGGTCGCACCCATCAGATCCGCGTCCACATGACCGAGCTGGGACACCCGCTGCTGGGCGACCCCATGTACGGGCGAAAGCGCATCTACAAGCATTCCGAAGAACTTGCGGCGGCCGTTGCGGCGCTGCCCGATCAGGCGCTCCATGCCGAAACGCTGGGCTTTGTTCATCCGGCGACCGGTGAACCGATGCGTTTCCAGAGCACGCCGCCCAAGTCATTCCAAGAGGTAAGAACCCTTGTCACAAGCGCGTAA